The following are encoded together in the Cyanobacterium aponinum PCC 10605 genome:
- a CDS encoding AraC family transcriptional regulator has translation MDDSFQFDPNTIIFLPNYSQKSERVVNWNEFSFENNNEETIIHLPPRVGKGYNRQINLRGGLTIEIIKVQLKDTMYLERRHESAFPLTAHFYLSGMSMVETLNTSEIKSEYTESKGENYLYHLPDLTEIEKWSCKTEIRIISIYAPIHYFHSFCTEEKTTSLQKLIRGDRTSKFHLSLGKNSPEIVRALHQIYQCPYHGLTRQVYLESKALELFSLQFNSCDLSSVSSQKLSIKKEDLDRVEYAKDILIKSYLNPPSLKELSQKVGLNDRTLKQGFKQLFGTTVFGYLYNYRMEQAQELLRNSNLTIAQIAHSVGYSNPEAFSTAFRRKFAQSPKSYQLSK, from the coding sequence ATGGATGATTCTTTTCAATTTGACCCCAATACAATTATCTTTTTGCCTAATTATTCTCAAAAGAGCGAGAGAGTAGTGAATTGGAATGAATTTTCTTTTGAAAATAATAATGAAGAGACAATTATTCATCTTCCCCCTAGAGTTGGAAAAGGATATAACCGCCAGATTAATTTAAGAGGGGGATTAACAATTGAAATTATTAAAGTACAATTAAAAGATACAATGTATCTGGAAAGAAGACATGAAAGTGCTTTTCCTTTGACAGCTCATTTTTATCTATCTGGAATGTCTATGGTGGAAACACTAAATACTTCTGAAATTAAGTCTGAATACACAGAATCGAAGGGAGAAAATTATCTTTACCATCTACCTGATTTAACGGAAATAGAAAAATGGTCTTGCAAGACAGAAATTAGAATAATTAGTATTTATGCACCTATACATTATTTTCATAGTTTTTGTACAGAAGAAAAAACAACCTCTTTACAAAAGTTAATAAGAGGCGATCGCACTTCTAAATTTCATCTATCTTTAGGAAAAAACAGCCCAGAAATAGTCAGAGCCTTACATCAAATTTATCAATGTCCTTATCATGGTTTAACAAGGCAAGTATATTTAGAAAGTAAAGCCTTAGAATTATTTTCCCTGCAATTTAATAGTTGTGATTTATCCAGTGTTTCTTCTCAAAAATTAAGTATTAAAAAAGAAGATCTCGATCGAGTAGAATATGCCAAAGATATTTTAATTAAATCTTATCTTAATCCCCCTTCATTAAAAGAATTATCCCAAAAAGTAGGCTTAAACGATCGCACCTTAAAACAAGGATTTAAACAACTTTTCGGCACAACGGTATTCGGTTATTTGTATAATTATCGCATGGAACAAGCCCAAGAATTATTAAGAAATTCTAACTTAACTATTGCCCAAATTGCCCATAGCGTAGGCTATTCCAACCCTGAAGCCTTTAGCACAGCATTTAGACGCAAATTCGCCCAAAGTCCAAAAAGTTATCAATTAAGCAAGTGA
- a CDS encoding ABC transporter substrate-binding protein has product MYFGRDKIHIDAKNSFAGLILEDAGLKRPDSQNQDAPYGALPISLEELNKADGDILFVTTYSDDGTKILEEIKNNPLWQNLKAVKFDRVYYVNFMAWGASHILGTDGVIDDLFKYLGNIPS; this is encoded by the coding sequence ATTTATTTTGGACGAGATAAAATCCATATTGATGCTAAAAATTCCTTTGCTGGTTTAATTTTAGAAGATGCTGGTTTAAAACGCCCTGATTCACAAAATCAAGATGCTCCCTATGGTGCATTACCTATATCTTTAGAGGAGTTAAATAAAGCAGATGGAGATATTTTATTTGTCACAACTTATTCCGATGATGGTACTAAAATTTTAGAAGAAATTAAAAATAATCCCCTATGGCAAAATCTGAAGGCGGTTAAGTTCGATCGAGTTTATTATGTTAATTTTATGGCATGGGGAGCAAGTCATATTTTAGGTACAGATGGAGTTATTGATGATCTTTTTAAATATCTAGGAAATATTCCTTCCTGA
- a CDS encoding TonB-dependent siderophore receptor — MTQQPPKYFPKRSLLITFVITIFSIFDSPPTKANENSLLISEIKTNVKQSSFIDNNLKQSDILRVGDLPSISQKAEQLLAQDIVQVTGVKIEPSETGLQIILDTESRSNLQPLIYSQENTLIIDILEAVLALADGDEFNVENPTNDITTIRVTPLNSNAIRITITGKTGIPTAQVIPSDNNLVLSVTADSQTASETEIEIVATQEGQQETGYFVPNSSTATRTDTPLLDVPQSVQVVPQQVLRDQQITRLDDALRNVPGVTQNFGPGSAVYYRIRGFEALDNNFLRNGLPDPGAGELVELSSIEQVEVLKGPASVLFGFGNPGGTINLITKSPLSDPFYQVDASFGSENFYRGAIDFSGPLNDSKTLLYRFNTAYRNSGSFIDDYTSEFFGISPVIDVKIGNNTSLTVEGDYLIATDYFRPPGVPTVGTVLSNPNGKVPRNRNLAEPNDITEQKVTRIGYRLEHKFSDNWLLRNAFAYNYRDYYDKLHLPSGLEADGRTLNRFYREYEFDSTAYSLTTNAIGKFSMGLTKHELLMGIDINRFENKTPSFRGTAGSPIDIFNPVYGQPIPVLTGDNFSDTTITKSLGIYLQDQITFTEQLKFVLGVRFDTFDQTYENFTANTESSSSDSAFSPRFGIIYQPIPTVSIYGSYISSFAPAYGAFLFDGALNNSFEPQQGGQFEIGVKTDFSDQLSATLAFYDIILRNVLTEDPNNPGFQIQTGEQNSQGFEFSLTGEILPGWNIIAGYAYTNAKITQDNTYPVGNQLPNTPYNSFNLWTTYELQEGDLQGLGFGLGFFYMGDRQGDLSNTYTVPIYFRTDAAIFYNRDQFRVALNFRNLFDIEYFEYGVNSTRVQYGQPFTVLGSLSWKF, encoded by the coding sequence ATGACACAACAACCCCCTAAATACTTCCCGAAGCGATCGCTCTTAATCACCTTCGTTATCACTATTTTCTCTATATTTGATTCTCCTCCAACGAAAGCTAATGAGAATAGTTTATTAATTTCTGAGATTAAAACTAATGTTAAGCAGTCATCATTTATTGATAATAATTTAAAACAGTCTGATATTTTAAGAGTAGGTGATTTACCTTCTATTTCTCAAAAAGCAGAGCAACTTTTAGCACAAGATATAGTACAAGTAACAGGAGTGAAAATAGAACCCTCTGAGACAGGATTACAAATTATCCTTGACACAGAATCTCGATCAAATCTACAACCTTTGATATATAGTCAAGAAAATACTCTCATTATCGACATTTTAGAAGCAGTTTTAGCCCTTGCTGATGGTGATGAGTTCAATGTTGAAAATCCTACCAATGACATTACTACAATTCGGGTAACACCCTTAAATTCTAATGCCATAAGAATTACCATAACGGGTAAAACAGGGATTCCCACTGCTCAGGTTATACCCTCAGACAATAATTTAGTTTTGAGTGTAACGGCTGATAGTCAAACCGCCTCTGAGACAGAAATTGAAATTGTGGCAACCCAAGAAGGGCAACAAGAAACAGGCTATTTTGTTCCCAACTCCTCTACTGCTACAAGAACAGATACACCCTTACTTGATGTTCCTCAATCGGTTCAGGTAGTACCACAACAAGTATTGCGAGATCAACAAATCACTCGTTTAGATGATGCCCTGAGAAATGTGCCGGGGGTAACTCAAAATTTTGGACCTGGTTCTGCTGTTTACTATAGAATTAGGGGTTTTGAAGCCTTAGATAATAATTTTCTCAGAAATGGATTACCTGATCCGGGGGCGGGGGAATTAGTAGAACTTTCGAGTATAGAGCAGGTTGAAGTGTTAAAAGGGCCAGCATCGGTATTATTCGGTTTTGGGAATCCCGGAGGTACAATTAATTTAATCACCAAAAGCCCTTTATCTGATCCTTTTTATCAGGTTGATGCTAGTTTTGGCAGTGAGAATTTTTATCGAGGTGCGATCGACTTTTCTGGCCCCTTAAATGACTCAAAAACGTTACTATATCGTTTCAATACGGCTTATCGTAACTCAGGAAGTTTTATTGATGATTATACTAGCGAATTTTTTGGCATCTCTCCTGTGATTGATGTAAAGATAGGCAATAATACTAGCCTAACAGTAGAAGGAGATTATTTGATTGCGACAGACTATTTTCGTCCTCCCGGAGTGCCGACAGTGGGTACTGTGTTATCTAATCCTAATGGAAAAGTCCCCCGTAATCGTAACCTAGCTGAACCAAATGATATAACTGAGCAAAAGGTAACGAGAATCGGCTATAGACTAGAACATAAATTCAGCGATAATTGGTTATTACGCAACGCTTTTGCTTATAACTATCGTGACTATTACGATAAATTACATTTGCCTAGTGGTTTAGAGGCGGATGGTAGAACTTTGAATCGTTTTTATCGTGAGTATGAATTTGATAGCACGGCTTATAGTTTGACAACCAATGCCATTGGTAAGTTTTCCATGGGTTTAACTAAGCATGAGTTGTTAATGGGAATAGATATAAACCGTTTTGAAAATAAAACCCCCAGTTTTAGAGGTACAGCAGGTTCACCCATTGATATATTTAACCCTGTTTATGGGCAACCAATTCCCGTGCTTACAGGTGACAATTTTAGTGATACAACCATAACAAAATCATTAGGGATTTATCTACAAGATCAAATTACTTTCACTGAGCAATTAAAATTTGTCTTAGGGGTTCGTTTTGACACTTTTGATCAAACCTACGAAAATTTTACAGCCAATACAGAAAGTAGTAGTTCTGATAGTGCTTTTAGTCCTCGTTTTGGTATTATTTATCAACCCATTCCCACAGTTTCTATTTACGGTAGTTATATAAGTTCTTTTGCTCCTGCTTATGGTGCATTTCTCTTTGATGGAGCTTTAAATAATTCTTTTGAACCTCAACAGGGTGGACAGTTTGAGATTGGGGTAAAAACCGATTTTAGCGATCAACTTTCTGCAACTCTCGCATTTTATGATATAATCCTTCGTAATGTTTTAACGGAAGATCCTAATAATCCGGGCTTTCAAATTCAAACAGGAGAGCAAAACAGTCAGGGATTTGAATTTAGCTTAACGGGGGAAATCTTGCCGGGATGGAATATTATTGCAGGTTATGCTTATACCAATGCTAAAATTACTCAAGACAATACTTATCCCGTAGGTAATCAATTACCGAATACGCCTTACAATTCCTTTAACTTATGGACAACCTACGAACTGCAAGAAGGTGATTTACAGGGGTTAGGCTTTGGTTTAGGCTTCTTTTATATGGGCGATCGCCAAGGAGATTTAAGCAACACTTATACTGTACCGATTTATTTTCGCACGGATGCCGCCATTTTCTATAATCGAGATCAATTTAGAGTTGCCCTTAATTTCCGTAACTTATTCGACATAGAATACTTTGAATATGGAGTAAATTCAACCCGTGTTCAATACGGACAACCCTTTACCGTCTTAGGTAGCCTTTCTTGGAAATTTTAA
- a CDS encoding MotA/TolQ/ExbB proton channel family protein → MSTIELLKAGGIVSIPLLVFSVITIALIIERFWFWLRIKSRERVLVKEVLKIYPSDCVTVINKLRKNLDLPIARIFLESLELENANATEFRLALETATQAELPLLKRFNTFFQTVITVAPLLGLLGTILGLIQSFASLDLGNTGGTNTAGVTGGISEALVSTVMGLVVAIVTLMFANVFRSFYLRQIALIQEYGGQLELLYRRFYEKGGEEKAYANT, encoded by the coding sequence ATGTCCACAATTGAACTATTAAAAGCAGGGGGTATTGTTTCAATTCCTCTATTGGTCTTTTCTGTGATCACAATAGCTTTGATCATAGAACGTTTTTGGTTTTGGCTGAGGATAAAGTCGAGAGAAAGAGTTTTAGTGAAAGAAGTATTAAAAATTTATCCCTCAGATTGTGTAACAGTGATTAATAAATTAAGAAAAAATCTTGATTTACCCATTGCCAGAATCTTTTTAGAATCTCTTGAATTAGAAAATGCTAATGCTACTGAGTTTCGTTTAGCTTTAGAGACTGCTACCCAAGCAGAGTTACCCTTATTGAAAAGATTTAACACTTTTTTTCAAACAGTCATTACTGTTGCACCATTGCTAGGATTACTCGGCACAATATTAGGTTTAATTCAATCTTTTGCTTCCCTAGATTTGGGCAATACAGGAGGCACAAACACCGCCGGAGTTACAGGGGGTATCAGTGAAGCATTAGTTTCTACCGTAATGGGCTTAGTGGTAGCTATTGTTACTTTGATGTTTGCTAACGTCTTTCGCTCTTTTTATTTACGCCAAATCGCTTTAATTCAAGAATATGGTGGACAATTAGAACTTTTGTATCGTCGTTTCTACGAAAAAGGAGGAGAAGAGAAAGCCTATGCGAATACCTGA
- a CDS encoding ExbD/TolR family protein, protein MRIPDEQDVQGEINIVPMIDAIFSILAFFIISSISLIRSEGLPVNLPSAKTTESQKVAQINVTIQPDGKVFLNKQPIEVNGLQGAVTKLIPNSEQSMVIINADEKVSHGIVVSVMDELRQIKGVGLAISAKKK, encoded by the coding sequence ATGCGAATACCTGATGAGCAAGATGTGCAAGGGGAAATTAATATAGTACCAATGATTGATGCTATTTTCTCAATTTTGGCGTTCTTCATTATATCTAGTATTTCTTTAATTAGATCAGAAGGTTTGCCCGTTAATTTACCTTCCGCAAAAACAACGGAATCTCAAAAAGTTGCTCAAATCAATGTTACTATTCAGCCTGATGGCAAAGTTTTTTTAAACAAGCAACCGATAGAAGTTAATGGTTTGCAAGGGGCAGTTACAAAACTAATCCCCAACAGTGAGCAGAGCATGGTAATTATTAACGCCGATGAAAAAGTATCTCATGGAATAGTTGTATCGGTGATGGATGAATTAAGACAAATTAAAGGGGTTGGTTTAGCTATTTCTGCAAAGAAAAAATAA
- a CDS encoding ABC transporter substrate-binding protein: MRYFCRWLILGLIGFILVTACHHTSPSSPLTGDCRIIQHSMGETCVPQNPQQVVTLSLATLGNTISLGVKPIATTNEVHQGNPSVTFVSGNPEGVKLIGLKEPNLEILSQLKPDLIIGADWYKGIYPQLSQIAPTVLGELNYTHWDRHLSFIAEALGKQEAEKALWANYNQRIKD, translated from the coding sequence ATGAGATATTTTTGCCGTTGGTTAATATTGGGCTTAATTGGATTTATTCTCGTTACCGCCTGTCATCATACATCCCCTTCCTCACCACTAACGGGAGATTGTCGCATAATACAGCATAGCATGGGAGAAACTTGTGTTCCCCAAAATCCTCAACAGGTGGTTACTTTATCCTTAGCGACTTTAGGAAATACGATCTCCCTTGGAGTAAAACCCATTGCCACCACTAATGAAGTTCATCAAGGCAACCCATCTGTAACATTTGTATCAGGAAACCCTGAAGGAGTCAAACTTATTGGGCTGAAAGAGCCTAATTTAGAGATATTATCTCAACTTAAACCAGATTTAATCATCGGGGCAGATTGGTATAAAGGGATTTATCCTCAACTATCTCAAATTGCACCAACGGTTTTAGGGGAATTAAATTACACTCATTGGGATAGGCATTTAAGTTTTATTGCTGAAGCATTGGGGAAACAAGAAGCGGAAAAAGCTCTTTGGGCTAATTATAACCAACGGATAAAGGATTAA
- a CDS encoding helix-turn-helix domain-containing protein, giving the protein MTIIITPEDNQILWEETLKNTYVDSLDCNDITYPFSSIMGDGYSREIKLTRGLTIEILNCDITQHYLLKNNETARDNIIFHFHLFGYHQDLDTIVNNQEFALYGTGFVPQQINEVPPQKVLEVNIHVDTERLISYIGSKDGELPKPLHNFIKPLTRQSYACVGKVTPMLEGILWQILRCPFQGITKRIYLEAKALELIGLVIAEQIEALSQESCYPKSSIEQCRCTIARIHSAKSILLANLHQPPSIAELARQVQLNEYTLKQGFKEVFKTTIFDYLRNYRLQQAKQLLETGQMGVKEVMNAVGYCDRHHFAMAFRKKFNVNPRDYLKGYRF; this is encoded by the coding sequence ATGACTATTATTATTACTCCTGAAGATAATCAAATTCTATGGGAAGAAACGCTCAAAAATACTTATGTGGATTCTTTAGACTGTAACGATATTACCTATCCTTTTTCATCCATAATGGGGGATGGTTACAGCAGAGAAATAAAATTGACAAGGGGATTAACTATAGAGATTCTCAATTGTGATATTACTCAACACTATTTACTTAAAAATAATGAGACGGCAAGAGACAATATCATATTTCATTTTCATCTTTTTGGCTATCATCAAGACTTAGATACGATCGTTAATAATCAAGAATTTGCTTTATATGGCACTGGTTTTGTACCTCAACAAATTAATGAAGTGCCTCCTCAAAAGGTTTTAGAAGTGAATATTCACGTTGATACGGAAAGATTAATCTCTTATATTGGGAGTAAAGATGGAGAATTACCAAAACCGTTACATAACTTTATTAAACCCCTTACGAGACAAAGTTATGCCTGTGTAGGGAAAGTTACCCCTATGTTAGAAGGGATTTTATGGCAAATATTACGTTGTCCTTTTCAGGGTATCACAAAGCGTATATATCTTGAGGCAAAAGCCTTAGAATTAATTGGTTTAGTCATAGCTGAACAAATAGAAGCATTATCTCAAGAATCTTGTTATCCTAAAAGTTCGATCGAGCAGTGCCGTTGTACGATCGCCCGTATTCATTCAGCAAAAAGCATACTCCTTGCAAATCTGCATCAACCCCCATCCATCGCAGAATTAGCCCGACAAGTGCAGTTAAACGAATATACTCTAAAGCAGGGTTTTAAAGAAGTTTTTAAGACTACTATTTTTGACTACTTACGCAACTATAGACTACAACAGGCAAAGCAGTTATTGGAAACAGGACAAATGGGAGTAAAAGAGGTGATGAATGCGGTAGGATATTGTGATCGACATCATTTTGCTATGGCTTTTCGGAAGAAATTTAATGTCAATCCAAGAGATTATTTAAAGGGTTATCGATTCTAG
- a CDS encoding energy transducer TonB family protein: MTYSVTCIEQRQQEIKKTRKLLAIGVLGSIALHGIMFRVLNSIEKPLTEETKPIEFIVVQEPEVKPEEKPQPEEKPQPKLETVKPPLPQTREVPPQPTVNKRETKPNPPMQEVARVNPTPQPQKTSEAIENNPKPEQITETTPQPSITPSPESPISPSQEVLTSNAPVKNNIPRAVKPINDNSNSLSSSLNSSPRAESRNNGQSSTVARVTQDTPVSSGRLSRSSNNTPSAVSSSQGEEVGNLRNSLSRGSSQTSNNNSQNTVSGIPSNIAATSQSVPSRPQAKPTPPPPESIKCISNCNPEYPSALQGVEGKATVKVNLDSNGNVLGVSVVGSHSNGEVNRQALLAARKMRFSSPGVNNASVQVSINFTVAGSEFDRIARQKKEAAERQARLEQEKERQARQAQLEKERLERQRQLEKERQEREAQARIEREKREEELRKQQELEQNQQETLPSETPTKETNLEENDSDNPPLQ, translated from the coding sequence ATGACTTATTCAGTAACTTGTATTGAGCAACGTCAACAGGAAATAAAAAAAACAAGAAAACTTCTTGCCATTGGGGTTTTAGGTTCGATCGCACTTCATGGTATTATGTTTAGAGTTCTAAACTCGATCGAAAAACCCTTAACGGAAGAAACTAAGCCTATTGAATTTATCGTTGTACAAGAGCCTGAAGTTAAGCCAGAAGAAAAACCCCAGCCAGAAGAAAAACCTCAACCAAAATTAGAAACTGTAAAACCCCCCTTACCTCAAACAAGAGAAGTACCACCGCAACCAACGGTGAATAAGAGAGAAACAAAACCAAATCCTCCTATGCAAGAAGTTGCTAGAGTAAATCCTACTCCGCAACCTCAAAAAACATCAGAAGCAATTGAAAATAACCCAAAACCAGAGCAGATTACGGAAACAACTCCTCAACCTTCAATCACTCCATCGCCTGAATCCCCTATTTCTCCATCTCAAGAGGTTTTAACCAGTAATGCACCAGTCAAAAATAATATTCCCCGTGCAGTAAAACCCATCAACGATAATAGTAATTCTTTAAGTAGTAGTTTAAACTCATCCCCAAGGGCAGAAAGTCGTAATAATGGTCAGTCTTCCACCGTTGCCCGTGTTACCCAAGACACCCCCGTTTCCAGTGGAAGATTATCTCGTAGTAGTAACAATACTCCCAGTGCCGTTAGTAGTAGTCAAGGAGAAGAAGTCGGTAATTTAAGAAATAGTTTAAGTCGTGGCAGTAGTCAAACCAGCAATAATAACTCCCAAAATACTGTATCTGGCATTCCCAGTAATATTGCCGCTACTAGTCAATCCGTACCATCACGCCCCCAAGCAAAACCGACTCCTCCCCCGCCTGAAAGTATTAAATGTATTAGTAATTGTAATCCTGAGTATCCTTCTGCATTACAAGGGGTGGAGGGTAAAGCAACTGTTAAAGTTAACCTTGATAGCAATGGTAATGTTTTAGGGGTTAGTGTGGTTGGTTCTCATAGTAACGGAGAGGTTAATCGACAGGCATTGCTAGCGGCGAGAAAAATGCGTTTTTCTTCTCCCGGTGTGAATAATGCTTCGGTGCAGGTTAGTATTAACTTTACCGTAGCGGGTTCAGAATTCGATCGCATCGCTCGTCAGAAAAAAGAAGCGGCAGAAAGACAAGCGAGATTAGAACAAGAAAAAGAGCGTCAAGCAAGACAAGCACAGCTTGAAAAAGAAAGATTAGAGCGTCAAAGACAGCTTGAAAAAGAGCGACAGGAAAGGGAAGCACAAGCAAGAATTGAAAGAGAAAAAAGAGAGGAAGAATTGAGAAAACAGCAGGAATTAGAACAAAATCAACAGGAAACATTACCTTCTGAAACACCAACAAAAGAGACTAATCTTGAGGAAAATGATTCCGATAATCCCCCGTTACAATAA